One segment of Carya illinoinensis cultivar Pawnee chromosome 1, C.illinoinensisPawnee_v1, whole genome shotgun sequence DNA contains the following:
- the LOC122295180 gene encoding uncharacterized protein LOC122295180, protein MNVKVIDFERLKEEYESCPDYRDIFLTLQSGQSDITDGFRLEEGYLFRANKLCIPRTSVWDFIVWEVHAGGLARHFGRDKTIEEVEREFYWPSLKKDVAKIVSTCNTYQLAKQKRQNTGLYMPLPVPSCPCKTSDTSKVARLYFNEIVKLYGLPKTIVSDRDIH, encoded by the exons ATGAATGTCAAGGTCATAGATTTTGAAAGACTTAAGGAAGAGTATGAGTCTTGTCCTGATTATAGGGATATTTTTCTTACTTTGCAAAGTGGACAGTCGGATATCACTGATGGATTCCGTCTTGAGGAGGGCTATCTTTTTAGAGCCAATAAGTTGTGCATCCCTCGGACTTCCGTTTGGGATTTTATAGTTTGGGAAGTTCATGCTGGAGGTTTGGCTAGACATTTTGGACGTGATAAGACTATAGAGGAGGTTGAACGTGAATTCTATTGGCCTAGTTTGAAGAAAGATGTGGCTAAGATAGTTAGCACATGTAACACCTATCAGTTGGCCAAACAGAAGCGACAAAACACTGGTCTCTACATGCCCCTTCCCGTTCCTAGTTGTCCTTG CAAGACTTCAGATACGTCAAAGGTTGCTAGGTTGTACTTTAATGAAATTGTCAAGTTGTATGGTCTTCCTAAGACTATTGTGTCAGATAGGGATATTCACTAG